The following are from one region of the Natronosporangium hydrolyticum genome:
- a CDS encoding ABC transporter substrate-binding protein, with product MRDANGSGPDRRRPVAAMVAAVVAAVAVLVACAEAGETTPDEERLRVAVPELRPTLQPRGFLGYSIASYGVAEQLLRPEPDGTATPWLLESYTRDDPTRWRLTLRSGVSFHNGNPVDAAAVVAALTRQAEGSYRQDAISTGQLRVTDQLEFTLTTPEPTATVPEDLAGVFRYYIVYDVAALDAAGDNEQEIVAAGIYTGPYRPIRADGQRIVAARFEEYWGESPHWSELEIIPMTDPQSRVAAVRSGEVDIALTPPAAVAATLADDARVRYRTAETANHGVFAQLNLGQAPFDDPAVRRAFMLGVDYERLAGEVADGLVYTPARGLYPSELPFAEATQQTDPTAAAAALDAAGWQPGPDGIRVRDETPLRVNYLYESTRSEHEDIGVALQGQLRPLGLDVVLTQIEDAYDSEGWPPDWSITAVSLTLDGSAPAEVIGGWLGRDGLNFGGVHDDRLDELVVRLRQTDPPDRSPLLREVQHLVADEAYAVVLAFRPTDAVVRAELDWFTPDPQYLFLAPELPVGG from the coding sequence ATGCGCGATGCCAACGGTTCCGGGCCGGACCGGCGACGCCCGGTCGCGGCGATGGTCGCCGCCGTGGTTGCGGCTGTCGCGGTGTTGGTTGCGTGCGCGGAAGCGGGCGAAACCACCCCGGACGAGGAGCGGTTGCGAGTCGCCGTCCCTGAGCTTCGGCCCACCCTGCAACCACGTGGGTTTCTCGGCTACTCGATCGCCAGTTACGGCGTCGCCGAGCAGCTGCTCCGTCCCGAACCGGACGGCACAGCCACGCCCTGGCTGCTGGAGTCGTACACTCGCGACGATCCCACCAGGTGGCGGCTGACGCTGCGGAGCGGCGTCAGCTTCCACAACGGCAACCCGGTTGACGCCGCCGCGGTCGTGGCCGCGCTCACCCGGCAAGCTGAAGGCAGTTACCGGCAGGACGCGATCAGCACCGGTCAGCTGCGGGTGACCGACCAGCTGGAGTTCACCCTTACCACGCCCGAACCGACCGCCACCGTCCCGGAGGACCTGGCCGGAGTCTTCCGTTACTACATTGTGTACGACGTCGCGGCGCTGGACGCGGCCGGTGACAACGAGCAAGAGATCGTCGCGGCTGGGATCTATACCGGCCCGTACCGGCCGATCCGGGCCGACGGCCAGCGGATCGTCGCTGCCCGGTTCGAGGAGTACTGGGGCGAGTCGCCACACTGGTCCGAGCTCGAGATCATACCGATGACCGATCCGCAGTCGCGGGTGGCGGCGGTGCGCAGCGGCGAGGTGGACATCGCACTGACCCCGCCGGCGGCGGTCGCGGCGACCCTGGCGGACGACGCTCGGGTTCGGTACCGCACCGCCGAGACCGCCAACCACGGCGTATTCGCCCAGCTCAACCTGGGCCAGGCGCCATTCGACGACCCAGCGGTGCGCCGCGCGTTCATGCTCGGCGTCGACTACGAGCGGCTGGCCGGTGAGGTCGCTGACGGTCTGGTGTACACCCCCGCCCGCGGGCTCTACCCCAGCGAGTTGCCATTCGCCGAGGCGACGCAGCAGACCGATCCCACCGCCGCGGCGGCGGCGCTCGACGCCGCCGGCTGGCAGCCCGGTCCGGACGGGATCCGAGTCAGGGACGAGACGCCGCTGCGGGTGAACTACCTGTACGAGTCGACCAGATCCGAGCATGAGGACATCGGTGTGGCGCTGCAGGGCCAGCTGCGGCCACTCGGACTCGACGTCGTGCTCACCCAGATCGAGGACGCGTACGACAGCGAGGGCTGGCCACCAGACTGGTCGATCACCGCGGTCTCGTTGACATTGGACGGCAGCGCCCCGGCTGAGGTGATCGGAGGTTGGCTGGGGCGGGACGGGCTGAACTTCGGGGGAGTGCACGACGACCGCCTCGACGAACTGGTGGTGCGGCTGCGGCAGACCGATCCGCCCGACCGGTCGCCGTTGCTGCGGGAGGTCCAGCACCTCGTGGCCGACGAGGCGTACGCGGTCGTGCTGGCGTTTCGCCCCACCGATGCGGTGGTGCGGGCCGAGCTTGACTGGTTCACCCCCGACCCGCAGTACCTGTTCCTCGCCCCTGAACTGCCGGTGGGTGGATGA
- a CDS encoding ABC transporter permease, producing the protein MSTAEEVARSGDAESRFEVTGPGWRGAAGVRLGIAVLRRLAQALLTALAASVIVWALLPLAPGDPARRYLQQRHVLAPTEEQLAAARAELGLDRPLPVQYLDWLFGVLRGDLGTSTRTGLPVVSVLAERFPATITLTLATALLAIAVAVPAALASAAFPGRWPDSATRLFATTAAALPSFLVGLVLIEIVVIRWGVGAVVTDGGWRGVWMPALAMALFPAARWSRLLRAGLLDALHSGYATVATARGSSRLRILLVHALPNAAVPFVTAVGLTLGLLLGGAATVEAVFSWPGIGLEVVHAVTARDLPVIQGFALVSTLIWVGVSLTTDLVAMLLDPRLRRKPA; encoded by the coding sequence ATGAGCACGGCCGAGGAGGTCGCCCGGTCGGGCGACGCCGAATCCCGCTTCGAGGTGACCGGACCAGGCTGGCGCGGTGCGGCCGGTGTCCGCCTCGGAATCGCGGTACTGCGCAGGTTGGCGCAGGCGTTGCTCACCGCGCTGGCCGCCAGTGTGATCGTGTGGGCGCTGCTGCCGCTGGCTCCGGGTGATCCGGCCCGACGCTACCTGCAGCAGCGGCACGTGTTGGCGCCGACCGAGGAGCAACTCGCCGCCGCCCGGGCCGAGCTCGGACTGGACCGGCCGCTGCCGGTGCAGTATCTGGACTGGCTGTTCGGGGTGCTCCGTGGTGACCTGGGCACCTCCACCCGCACCGGCCTGCCGGTGGTGAGCGTGCTGGCGGAGCGGTTCCCTGCCACGATCACGCTGACCCTGGCGACCGCCCTGCTCGCGATCGCGGTGGCGGTGCCGGCCGCGCTGGCCAGTGCCGCGTTCCCGGGGCGGTGGCCGGACTCGGCTACCCGCTTGTTCGCCACCACGGCCGCGGCGCTTCCGTCGTTCCTGGTGGGGCTGGTGCTGATCGAGATCGTGGTGATCCGGTGGGGAGTGGGCGCGGTGGTCACGGACGGCGGCTGGCGGGGGGTGTGGATGCCGGCTTTGGCGATGGCGTTGTTCCCCGCTGCCCGGTGGTCGCGGCTGCTCCGGGCTGGCCTGCTCGACGCCCTCCACTCCGGATACGCGACGGTCGCCACCGCCCGGGGCAGTAGCCGGCTACGGATCCTGCTCGTCCACGCCTTGCCCAACGCGGCGGTGCCGTTCGTCACTGCGGTTGGCTTGACGTTGGGGCTGTTGCTCGGCGGTGCAGCCACTGTGGAGGCTGTCTTCTCGTGGCCGGGGATCGGGCTGGAGGTGGTCCACGCGGTTACCGCCCGGGACCTGCCAGTGATCCAGGGCTTCGCGCTCGTGAGCACCCTGATCTGGGTCGGCGTCAGTCTCACCACCGATCTGGTGGCGATGTTGCTCGATCCCCGATTGCGGAGGAAGCCCGCATGA